The proteins below are encoded in one region of Clostridium estertheticum:
- a CDS encoding Rrf2 family transcriptional regulator, giving the protein MQISSKFTIGVHLLVVIDYLGDSEKVTSNILAGSIGVNPVIVRNVMGNLKEAGIINISQGKSGISLARGLNEISFYDIYKAVDCVDDEGIFHFHENPNPECPIGRNIHKSMDGKLAKIQECMENEMRYITVADVAVDVKKEIEAAE; this is encoded by the coding sequence ATGCAGATTTCAAGCAAATTCACAATAGGGGTTCATCTCCTTGTGGTGATAGATTATTTAGGCGATAGTGAAAAAGTGACCAGCAACATTCTTGCGGGAAGCATCGGGGTAAATCCTGTTATCGTGAGAAACGTGATGGGAAACCTTAAGGAAGCCGGTATTATCAATATCAGTCAGGGAAAGAGCGGTATTTCTCTTGCAAGAGGTCTTAACGAGATTTCATTCTATGATATTTATAAAGCGGTGGACTGCGTGGATGATGAAGGGATATTTCATTTTCATGAAAATCCGAATCCAGAATGTCCGATCGGGAGAAACATTCATAAATCAATGGATGGAAAGCTGGCAAAGATTCAGGAATGTATGGAAAATGAAATGCGTTATATTACAGTGGCTGATGTTGCAGTAGATGTTAAAAAAGAAATCGAAGCTGCGGAATGA
- a CDS encoding NAD(P)-dependent oxidoreductase: protein MKVAVVAANGKAGRLIVKEAVERGMDVTAVVRGENKTASKNSLIKDIFDINKEDLAGFDVVVDAAGAWTPETVHVVPDAVKHLAGLLRGTDKRLLVVGGAGSLFVNPDHTQTVADVTPFPAEAMPVLNAHKEALAELRKYNDVKWTYVSPAGDFQADGERTGKYILGGEELKLNSKGESVISYADYALSMVDEIASGKHIKERISVVSE from the coding sequence ATGAAAGTAGCGGTTGTAGCGGCAAATGGAAAAGCAGGAAGACTGATCGTTAAGGAAGCGGTAGAAAGAGGTATGGATGTTACTGCTGTTGTCAGAGGCGAGAACAAGACGGCGTCAAAAAACTCTCTCATCAAGGACATTTTTGATATCAACAAGGAAGATCTTGCAGGTTTTGATGTTGTAGTTGATGCGGCAGGAGCATGGACACCGGAAACGGTTCATGTTGTCCCTGATGCAGTGAAACATTTAGCTGGTCTTCTGAGAGGAACTGATAAAAGGCTGTTGGTTGTAGGCGGTGCCGGAAGTCTGTTTGTAAATCCGGATCATACACAAACCGTAGCAGATGTTACACCGTTCCCCGCTGAAGCAATGCCAGTTTTGAATGCACATAAAGAGGCTCTTGCTGAACTTCGCAAGTATAATGACGTAAAATGGACATATGTAAGCCCTGCAGGAGATTTCCAGGCAGATGGCGAAAGAACCGGAAAATATATTCTTGGCGGCGAAGAATTAAAGCTTAACAGCAAAGGAGAGAGTGTTATTTCTTATGCTGATTATGCACTCTCTATGGTTGATGAAATTGCATCCGGAAAACACATTAAAGAGAGAATCAGTGTCGTCAGTGAATAA
- a CDS encoding GNAT family N-acetyltransferase, translating into MLKGNKVLLRCVERKDLDIFYDIWCNEDIRKLDGKFRLPPSKEDILNNFSKFVNLDKKYLSIVNEKGIVVGYITFRESNECKNVYTLGITIDKGFWNRGYGQDAIKVLLQYLFMNMAAHRVELQVLDFNLRAIQCYKRCGFIVEGKKRKACFSYGSYRDVIGMGILIEEFMNINL; encoded by the coding sequence ATGTTAAAAGGTAATAAAGTATTACTTAGATGTGTAGAACGAAAAGATCTAGATATATTTTATGATATTTGGTGTAATGAAGATATTAGAAAACTTGATGGTAAATTTAGATTACCTCCATCTAAAGAGGATATATTAAATAATTTCAGTAAATTTGTTAACCTGGATAAGAAATATCTTAGCATTGTAAACGAAAAAGGAATAGTTGTTGGATATATAACATTTAGAGAAAGCAATGAATGTAAAAATGTATATACACTAGGTATAACTATAGATAAAGGCTTTTGGAATAGAGGATATGGACAAGATGCTATAAAAGTATTGCTTCAATATTTGTTTATGAACATGGCTGCGCATAGAGTGGAGTTACAGGTATTGGATTTTAATTTAAGGGCGATTCAATGTTATAAACGATGTGGGTTTATCGTCGAGGGAAAGAAAAGAAAAGCTTGTTTTTCATATGGAAGTTACAGAGATGTAATAGGTATGGGAATTTTGATAGAAGAATTTATGAACATTAATTTGTAA